ATTGGTTAAGTACTTGTGAACTGTCATTTATATTGGTTGTCATGTATCAGAGTTCAGGACAAGTGTGTAAAAGTGTTTtattaactacttaatttttttatgtactctttcccccattcttttcccagcccgagaagagccctaaaagagttcagaggtctggttaaacaaatcatttataactaactaactatgccatttttttttattccctaaaACCATTTTTGAATACTACTAATATCCCAAATTTAGGGGTTAAGAAATTACAACAAAGCCTTCTTTAGATATAACatatgaaaccataaaatcaaagCATAGTACATGTATTCTACTCGTCATGTTACAGTATTTCAAAAACAGTTGTACTGAGCAcggaaagaataaatatttctgcATGAAAAGCGTCAAGTGTACAATATGATTATATTCCTCTGCTTGAGAAACATGAGCCTGTGCTGGGACAATGGGGacaatgaaagttaaaaaaaaaaaaaaataatattgtctcATACCTGATGGAGGCTCGGCAGTCACCATCACTCGTGGGGTTCCAGCCATATGGGGGCTACTTCCTTTCTTTTGCAAGTCTCTGACATCGTCTACTCTCCTGACAAAAGGAGCATAGAGCAGTGTCAGATAGGTGATAAGCAAACCTCTGATTACAAGATACCTCGTTGGTCAAAGTTAAGACTAGgcataattatttctctctctatactaTTGTGTTTATAAATGTTGATTTTCAAATCAAGTTACAAAGTTATCAAGTTACAAAGTTAACAAGTTAATTTGGGTACTTAACATTCTCCAAATTAAATGCGCTTACTATAACACTGGCTTTTagtattaaaataagaaattactgtaaattcaaaACATATGTACTCTATGTTCATATACAGAGTGCAAAATGAAGTTAACTATAAAAATCTGTCCTAGAttcactaaaagaaaatattgtattgaaaAACTGATATGGATATTTAGCAGTCATCTAATAAGAGTAAAATCAATGACCATGCATATTACTACAGCAACTACTGCCTGGTAATAAAATTGCAACTATCTTGCAATCTGCATGAATGAATCAATTTTTCTACTATACATAATTCATTTCCAGGCATGACTTATGTTTAATAAACCTAAATTACTTAGctaattttcttccaaaaaatcaatataataacCTGACTTTGATACAGGATTTAATGTgacctaaaatgaaaataaaattattttgttttttccaaattttcagtGACTTACAACTTAACAGCGCTTCCATCATGCATTATAATTGATGTGCAGTGAGCTTGTCCATTTACTTGCAACTGACATCGCTGCAGTTCACATTTCTCCTGCGCTTTTTCAAAGTAGCTGTATAGCCTGTTGGTCCATTCTCCTACTGCACGAATATGGAGCCATAGTTCATCTGATAAGAAAAAGTTTGTTACAAAATCAATTTCTGTTTAGCTAATTCAGAAACCCACACTCATAAACAATCAATGAAATTATCActcaattattaaataaaaagtaatggaatggtatatactgtacaatacagtACTCTCAGTTTCTAACATGCCTTTATAGATCTTTCATAAGACTTGCCAAATTCTTCTGGTGAAGATGAAATTGTGATGAGATGTCATGTTAATTTTACAGCTGAATTTTCCTGTAAAGAACTACTATGGACAGTATTTTCTCTGGTAAACCTGAATCTATTTAAGCGCATTCACTAGACTTTTGCAATGCAATTCACTATACTTACCATCCTGCAATGCAATGCACTATACTATTTTGCAATGCCATTCATTATACTTACCATCCTGTTCTGGAGCAGATGAGATAGTGAAGGGATGCCATTCATATTTTGCAATTGCAGGGATGTTGACAAAGACATAGTCGCCAGGATGGAAGTGAAAATTCATGGGTCGCTTGATAACCAAGTGGATAACTTTGGAAGGCAACAACACTCCGGAGctttaaaacagtaaaaagaacaaaattattgcTTCAATAATTAttgcacagaaaattaaaagtttaagaaaatacTCATGAAGATGACAAAAAGTCAGGATTTATCAAGTACAGTATAAAATTGGAGCATAGGAAGATAGGGTACATACTGGTAATACTGTACAGCattaaaggaagaaatgaataGTCAAAACTCAGAAACTAGAGTAAATTATGGGGAAAGTTGTAATTTTAGAAACGACTCGGAAACACTTATCAACAATATACTTAAACTTTTCTCACATTTAATGGTGCATGTtgattaatccttttttttttttaaattaagtgaAATTACTTCCAGAACTTTAAGCGTAATGATCACTAAGTTGCAAAATTAACCTTTAAGcttattactaattttcaaaaaacatttaAGTTTGCTGGATGGCTCAATTTttccaaaattaataattatagcTTAATGAATGACCAGTTCCCTATCACTGATGAAGACAGTCAACTTTCGCTGACCTAATGAATGAGTAAAGCTTCACACCACTTATGTATATTCTGAAAGTTTTGTGGCCAAACTACTTTACAAAAATTTCCTTACATTGGCACTTGGGTTTGATGAATGAATACAATTTCTTTAACTGGCATACTGGCATTAAAGCCTAATTAATTACTAAAATGTCTCTACAGTGGCTTTTTAAACTTTGATGAAAGCTTTTAAAATCTCCTAGGACACTGGAATTCAAGCTTggagaatgaataaaattctctTATACCAGTATACTGAAAACCTTTGTAATCACTATTTTCAAACACTTGATATTAACCTTTATGAATAACTGAAATTTCCAACAGCATTTATCTCAACTTACCTGATGTAGGTCCTTCCTCTCCCAGTACGCATTCTAATTGATCTGTGGATTCTTTCTATGAGGAAGATGATGCCTGGAGCCACAAACCACTTCCAGAAATTCGGCCCATGAAAAATGGTCAATATGAAGAAAGCTATGTAGAGCAAGTGAGTCCAGTAAAACACCTGTAAACAATATCGAgaaaaagatttcttgaaaacTTGGCTTGCATTTtgatctttctttcatttgcccTAAGCCTGcctcatatacagtactgtatataatgaatgaatagaGTGAGTCCAACTTTACTGCTAAAGTAGTCACTGTATCTGGAAACTGGGGTTTACAAAGTCTATCTTTTCCATAACTTTTGATTATTCCTTcattcttagtttatttttacaGGGATATACTTTTCGAATGTATGTGGATGTAGCCAGGTTGGGGCAGTGTGGGGCTGCTTGCTCTTCCCTCAAGTTTTGGCAAGcggacaaaaatatgaaaatcataaatgtaaagaaatataacTAATACTTTATAATCTACAAGCCACAAAGGTATGAAGTACGTGTTCCACGGctgaaagatatataataaaatattagcaAAACTTTGTAAAGCTATAAAGCTAAAGTTTACCAAATAAACTTTTGTTCCACCGACTGAAATCCTGGCTAATCCACGAAAATACATGCgcatttcaaggaaaaaaagtAGAACTCACCTCAAAATACCCAGACTTTCTGACGAATGGTTGAGAGCAAATCACCATCAACGTCAAAATGACCATGAGAGCCACACCTGTCGGATTCGCTATGCCCCCGATCAGTCCGAACAAACCTGGTTTCATGGTGAAGAGCCACTCGGCAGCTGTGTATGTTTGGTTGTTGACCACCAAGTTGGGTGCAATATTCAGAGCTGAGCAAGAAAGGAACACTTAGGTAATTGCTGTTGCTATtcccaaatataaatatttaaatactttattattcatagtgagcatgaaatatagaaaaagttgAAAGGCCATAGAGTTTATATAACACACTTCCGATGATATAATGttcaagggtaaaaaaaaaataaatgtaaagaaaatgactACCTGAATTTCACTTCAAAAAGGAAAGCTATGTCCACTTATTGGTTGGTTGGTTTTAAACTAAATTGGCCTTATACCAGCGGGGACCCTTACTGCAGTGTATAATAGGCTTGGTTACTATGGCTTTGTGCACAGCGAGTTCACTTAAAAGATGTACAACTTATAACTCGTAATAATACTCACGGAAATTGATGCAGTGCATCAGGGtatgaacaaatgaaaagatgaagaTGACCCAGCCACACATCTTGTGGAGATAAAGGTGCTGATCTAGAGGCAAGATCGCAGATGCTCCCATCGACCTCAGGTAAGTTATACATTGCCTTAAGATTAACACCAAAACAAACATGCAGTTGAAGTTGAGACACTGACCTGTGTAAACGAAAATAGATGGGTACTGTATTATAAAGGGGGTTTGTTCAAGTGTGAATTTATCTTCCTCACTTACTTTCGAAAATTACACCGACAAAAGTCTTCTTactagaagaaatgaaaaaggttcCACAACTTTTAATTCCACAGAATTACTGCTGACAAGATGACTATATATTGCAAGGCTTACCACACGCTCTTGCAACTATGTAAAATCCATTCTCCTTTTGGAATTGCACGGCACGAGAAATGAAGAGACCAAGATTAACGGCGATGTAGCCGAGAAGGAAAGACAAATAGACGTAATTATTCTTCATGTAGGGAAGACTCATCTGGTAGGGTTTCAGTCTGCTCATGCGGTTCTTGGCAGACTCCTTGTTGCTGCCCAAATTTGGAGGCACTAGCCATCTGTCTATGCTGTGGCGAGAAAAATAGCagtgtagaaaataaaatataattagtatTTTACGTTACTttaaggaaataaacagattacCCTGTACAGTAGGAGACTTATTCAATTTGAGatcaaattaaaattatcacaGTTGGCATACTTTATGCAGAAAAATTATGCATAGTTACAACATACACGTAATCAGTCAGTATTTAAGAAAATGCAGTTTAATAAATTCATCGCACCAATTACCTTATGGAGAGATTTTCCAGGAGTCCATTGTGCTTTTCTAACTGAGCCTTGAGGGACTCGTAAGTGATAGCTCCCTGCTTCTGGGTGTCAGCATCTTCAAATAAGGCCAGAGTCAGATCTTCGATCTGTTCGTCACTGAATTTCATGCCATTTTCTTCCATGCACGCCTTCATCACCTTCTGCAGCTCGCTCTGTTGGATCAGTCCGTCGCCTGAGAATAGAATGGTTACGGGAATAGTTATTGGATACTCTAGTTTCGCGTTTAGGTGGAAAGTTCTGGCAACAGTCTTTTCTAAGGCGTCACTGTTACTTTATGCTCCATATTTCGAGTTTGTGTTAAAGCTCAAGCAACAGAAACTTCTTAAGTCGTCACTGCTTAACTGGTCATCATACGTTTTAAATTTCGGGTTAAATCTACCTATCTAGCGACGGAAACATTTTAAATGCAAGCTTTAAACTTCGAGTTTTAGTTAAAGATTTAGCAAGAGAGAATTGGCACAAAGTAAGTGGCCAGTGGACGAGTTTCCAATTTACGTTAAAAATCCCGAGGCGGAGTTCTTATTCTGGCAATAAAAGGCTAATTGAAAACTTTGCAGTTGGCTAATGGacgtatatatttctaaattaaaggGGACTTTAATACAAAGATGAAAACTGCTAAGTCACTGAACTATACGAATTTCGAAATTGTGTTAATGGTCAGGCGATGGAATTTTTATAAGATCATTCACAGCCTAGAAAAGAAAATGTGTATAGGTGTATCCTGGACAAGGGAGCTCCCAATAGAGGTTAAAACTCAGCAATGCCAAGGTCTCGCAGGGTAATTCAGCGCTTGGAGACAAGTCATTCAGGGTTTTATATTCAACAACTACTGGACCATTACACCTTCAGATTTtgtaagaattttaattttgcttgtcATTAAGAATTACATGCAACTTGTATGCACTATAACTATAtaataaacagaataattaaTTGTAAGTTTACGGGgttgcaaaatgaaaatcctGGATGCATTACATGTTCTTATGTACTTAGttgaattttaaatttgtaatGCACTTAAAAATTTAAAGCTATGCAACCAACACAGCTGAGAAATTagtcataagtaaaaataatataaaaaattgcatCACTCAATTTTGTTCTGCcccctttctcttatttttccgcGATCTTCAAACTCTTTAGTCTTGAAAATTAATAATCCCATTTTTTTTGGCCTGAAAGATAAAGTTTAATACTCACCATCTAAGTCGTAGACCCTAAACAAGAACTTGATCTTATCATTGGGTGACTTTCCGGCAAACTGGTGCATGGCATCGAGAAATTCTGACAGGGAGACAGTGCCGCTGTTGTCTCGGTCGAAAATCTGGAACACCCTCTCCGCGAAAAAGGACTACAAAAAAgggtaaaagaacaaaaataaaataagcatagtaacaatgaaaagtggaATATTCAGGACAGGAAATTTTGCTACTATATTCTTGGGATAATTGTTTGTACACGACGAGTAAATTTTCTAAAACGACAAAATATTGAAGGGCCTCGATGATACATTTTCCAactctacagtatatattctaAGAATGCAAAGACACGATTCATATAAATTGCAATGTCTTTTACTAAATTTCATGCGATTACTGTATAATATCTGAAGAATCTCAATTCCTAGGGAAAGTATTCCAAAGAGAACAGATCCCAGCTTGCGTGGGACAAATAAAACAGTTGCCTTGGTGTGCTGTATGAAAGGGAGATGCAGTGTAGAAAGAGAATAGAGAAAACACCGTTACACTGTAACTCCTGCTGACACACCATTCAAacccagtttatatataaataaaaatgtaaaatcagtgaACACTTtgtatcatttaataaaaaaaaattatgaaaaacaacttACATTTCGGGAGTGTACAATCTTTTTGAAGTCATCGAAGGAAAGTTCTTGTTTGTGACCCAACGCTTGACGAAAGAGTTGTTCCAGCCATTCCAGATTTTCTCTCGTGAAGCCCGTCCTAGGACTGGAACAGACCAAAATGTTTCAATCGACATAAGTCTAAATCTGATGAAAATGGGGAAGGTGTTTCGCATAACAGCCAGGACAATAAATAAGCCGCAGCTGGACAAATGCTATGGGCCCTTCCAATAGGCATTAAACTTTTGACAAGGAGAATggactttattcatttatattgtcGTTTTTTGGTACGTGTGTGTTATTTCAAATAAACTCTGAAGAAATGAAGGTAAAAACTATGCAAAGTCTGTAAAAGAAGTCATATGATACGGAATGTACAACAAGTTATTAATACGTTAAAATGCAATTAAGTCGACAAGGACGCAGCGGACTTCCTTCTTTGCACAATGCAATCAATAAGTGTAATCAATAAGTTACAATTAATTCCGCAAGATTATCTACCATGCATTCCATAATTTCTTCACTTGTTATACCAAAGTCGGCAATCACAGTTACCTGTAACTGTGAGCTGCATAATTTATTTAGGATTCGTATCTATAATTTCCCTGGGATTCATACGGATAAGCTGACTAGGTTCGCAGTTATAATTCCACTGGGATTCCTGTTCATATTTGTTCAcaccatttatcactttttaATTTAGCACTTATTTCATGATAACTCTGAGTGTTAAACTATCaatatcaagaaattaatacTAAGGGTTTATGGACTTCTGAAtacactttttctctctcgtgGGAAggacttgtttatatataaatcaagctTAAAGCAAACAACACAAACAAGAACGATGAAAAGAGTGTAAAAATTACACCTCTGTTGAAAACACTGTATAAGCGGTTGTAACAACACCAATAATTATGTAACAAGGGTTATAATGGTTACACGAACATAATACAAACAATTGCGCGATATGGGTTGGGGCGTTGAttacgatacaaaaaaaaaaaaaaaaatggagttttagttttcattgtcaGTTTACTATTTTAGCTTCCAAATGagttaacatacacacatatacaaatataaaagaatgggCTGGTTAGCTCCCGACAGTTAGTATGAGATTAGCAGGCTTTTTGTCACTTCattaccataccataccatattACACGCTCGGGCGGTACAAACACCGTAGAGGCCATAGCAAAATTTGTTCTCAGAGATGAATCTGAGCATCCAAAAGACTTTCCAAAGTTTAGCGGTACATTCTTGCTCAGCCTGTCCGAACCTGCTGGCGATTAAATATGTgtaaaagtcagagagagagagagagagagagtcgatctAACCTTGGTTTGATAAGGATAACCTCATCGAGGCGCTGATATTTTGATTCTGATGACATACAGTTTGATGGATCACTAACCACAGcccatttttcctttcttcatcctTCCTTCTCCCCACCTCCAGATACAACACAGCAGTCGACTGACCAACTGGCACTTAGTTCAATAGTTACGTGAATCAAGGCACAATAGGATTAAGAGAAAGAGCCAACCAAGTTGTTTCTGGCCAGGATAAAACCCGAGGTTCTTCAGTTGGAAGAGAAGGAAATGAATCAAGGGAGAGGACTGTTCTATTCCATTGTGTAACCttttctgtttacatttatttactcataaatTCTTACATCTCCACCTTTCTACTTTCGACTAGCTGTTTTCGGCACAAGCAATTCTGAACAAACTTTGAAACagcatttgactttttttttttccaaagccatgactttatttacagaaaagacAGCGGTTTTTTCACGACAACACAGCACTGAAGCTACAAACATTCAGTCCTACTAAGGCGACAGAGTTGCGCACATATCATGAGTGATATTGCTCGATGATACCACTCATTCAAATACCGAAATGACCTCAATAACCGAATACTATGAATAATACTGTATCACATAGCATTCATAAATCAACTCATTACCTCGCATGGCTTCGGAGGTTAAGGAAAACATCCCAAAACTTTCCCAGTCATTAGCAAGCACagtcgaaaatcataaaaaaaaaatgaccgcaCTATGGCTCATTACAATTCCTACAACACAGAGGAACATTCTGCTCAGAAACGTTTCTTTTCTTCGATTATTAGTAACTAAGAACGTTAACCTTACGTTCAGGCCTCCTCTTACATCTCAATTCTGAGcgtgtattgaaaaaaaataaatcattggcGAATCGAGTATCCAGACATTTCTACAACTGTTATTGTAAAAATGTCTGGATATTCTTCTTTAAAACTGAACTTATTTCAAAACAACTTTTTATATTACCTAATGGCTACAgttcacattttcttttgaaacctACCCCTCATCAAGACGTATCTTATATACTCAtcttggtcagccactcaattGCACTACATGTCTATGTTAGCTTTCAGCCAACACAACAGATAAACCCGAACACTGAACTCTTACGCTAATGGTCTACATGATAATAATACCACCACTAAATAGTAAAAGTGACTCTCACAGGTGAGGAACATGACTGTAGGTGTTCACTTACCATCCTTGAGATATTTGCGACATTGTCCTGGAAAGGAACTTGCGGCGTGCATGCCGCTTGCAGCAGTTGGTGATCATTCTGCAGCAAGCACAAAAACCAGTGCTTTTCATCCCTTGCACTCGGGGGCCACATTTCGGGCAGTCCGTAATTCTGTTCGCTTCGACGTCCGTGCTCATTTTGTTCGGTATTTAAATTATTCTAGATCAGGTTTACAATGATTATGTCGTTAACTGCTTATTACTTAAATTAACTAGCTGGTTAACCGCTCCGTAAGCGTTCAGTGctcgatatataaattattatgagATGAGGTTTacgacatatataaatttttcaagattaattaaaatatttataaataagcagTAGAAACGTTCGGCTATTTCAAATCGGTATCTTATCAGAGAGGAGTCGCTGTTTTCTCTGTCTAAACTTCTGTCGCATGAATAGATATACAAGTTTAAACTACGATAAATAAATGAtacattaatgaaataatttacagTTAGATAACATAAGACTACGATACTTGAATTATATATGACTTAAATAATTAACGTTTAAATAAATTAAGACTacgataaattatataatttaaataatttacaacgATAGATGAATTCTAAATCATTAACGAGATaggaattataaataatttcactatGACTGCAGTAATAAACTATTAAAATCACTGAAACAAGTCTGAGATAATTTAGAAATTACACGACTCGAACTGCGGTAATTCGATGATAAATGATAcagcataaaatatttaaaaaagaaagcaaggaGGAACACGCCCAAGAAAGGAAGAAGTCAACGCTCGATCAACGTGACTTTCTTCGGGTGTTCTTGTACTATGCTGCCGTTGACGTCCGTCTCGAGCTCTGGCCCGAGTGCGATTGTTTCCGACGCGAGCCGATATTTAAAAGGCAGAGGAACGACTCCGAATCCCGTCAGGCTGATTCATAGCGCGAACATGTTCGTTATCAGTCAGACAAAAATTTAAGAGACCGGACgttcttcacagagagagagagagagagagagagagagagagagagagagagagaattttgaccGATCGGTTTCCTTGGTTGGTTTCAGACAGAACGGGGACAGCCTTCAAAATAATTTGAACGAGACAAAACTATGGTAAAAACTGTCCATAGCTTTAGTGCCAGAATGGAAACCAGATTAGAACTTGTTCAGCAGCTTTTCAGTGCCATTCGTACACACTTGCAGTAATGGgcagtaagatttttttttaatctctaatTACATCAGTCCCATACTGGCTTGTAATCTAAGCTGCAACAATATATCTGCATAATTAACTTTATACCACTTTATCCCCTCATCCTTCAGTTCTCTTGATATGAATATCACTTGAATACAGCCTAATTCATCATATCAGCTATGTTtggtctttttcttttaaatattccagCATAATTTTTTTGACATACTTCACCAACTTTGAGactgattgcttttttttttttttcaagtatagtGTGGATACATATCCATACTTATTAATATATGATCCATATCGCAATTCAAAcctatttactttatatatattttgcacccTATATTTCTTGCCTTTTTAGTAACTATACAGTATTAGCTAGATTCCATATTTTCCatcatgaaaattttaaagagaaCTCTTTCGTATACTTTTGTAAATTTTGACACACTTATCAAGAGAAgagacatattttcattcattaatgaatACACTTAAAACATTACATACTTtcataatctaatttttttcctctgttaaGAGCTGATAAGATCCTCAAAATACTCATGAAAAGGATAAACTGCTAATGAATAAACACCTAGAATAGTCAATTGCAAGAGACGAAAAATTACCCTTTTATATGGAAAGGCATTGTAGGTTGAAATATGCAACGATGGCCTTTTACAACATAACACCTTAATATCTCAAGACTACTATACTTGTCAGCTACATTAAACTATTCAAGCgtaggatattatatatatatatatatatatatatatatatatatatatatatatatatatatataacaataatatatatatatatatatatatatatataaacccacacTACGGGTCTTGGCTGTCATCACGGTCAGACTCCTGTACCATTAGCAGTCAAAAGCACCTCTTGATCACGATCACTTATATAATTTCAGCAGGGAATAAGGGAGATTcaataatatgcagtaaatgaacGTTGCAGGAAAGATGAACGCCATTATACGCGAACCAACGACCCATTTTAAGGGgggatatacagtatttactttcaAGGCAATAGTGATTAGACTCCCTCCCAATTTTTTCACAGGACAGTTTTACTTTTATCTCTGCAACCCGATTACAAAGTGCAATCAATGTTTTGAGGTGCCTGCAAGATTTCCTCGTTTAATCTTAATTAGAATTGGTCGTTAATGCCTAGACGTCAATCAAATTTGAGTAAGAATATTAATGGCTATACAACCGGATTCTAGGCCATACGAAAGCACcctactccccctccctcctttgcAAACGGGAACCACAAATCACACATCGTTTTACCTGGCACAGTGATCTTTTAAATGGTTTTTGCAGAAAGAAGCAATTCGTCAATTTTCTTCGCCTTTAGTTTATTGTTTTAATGTACGGGAGAGTACGAGCTATGTTTTCATCTATCTACTGAGCGCTGTGATATTGTGAACTTAACAATTATTATGGAGTACGCCACATAAATCTCAGAATGTCTCTGTCCTGTTGTCAATATGACAAATGAATTTGTAGGTCTCACGGAACGTCTTGGGTTCAGTGGGATCcggaaaaaaagaagcaaattgtAAACTGTAACGTGGGATCTAAACTACGTCTTTAGTCACATACAGTCGATGCAAAGCATACAGTTTATATTCCTTTGAATTTAATATGCCTGCAGAATATACAACCAAAGACCATTTtctataccaaaaaaaaaaaaagaagcgtttAAATATGTAACACAACGTTTATTATGATTAGGCAATAGACTGTGGAGATTAAGCAATACAGGTCAAATATCTATACAAAAGTGGTCTCCCACTTAaaactcagtgtgtgtgtgtgtgtgtgtgtgtgtgtgtgtgtgtgtgtgtgtgtgtacgcgcgcgcgctGTTTCGATAGTACATTAGGACATTTTCCCTCATCATGTTTCACACTGAAATCTCTACTCCGTATGTGATCATAAGAATTCACTTTAAAAAACTATGTCCCTCATTTGGAGGATTTCTTAAGCATGCCTCCTATGTTATAAGTTCCTGGACATTgcagtataatttttctttttatactttttaaaaatgcaaatgttgATTTGACGGACGACcccattctggaaaaaaaatcacaagagtgACCTTAAGTTACGTTCATAACCAGAAAGTTGACAATGCCACTGAGTAATAATTGTCTGCTATGGTTCGGTTTCATCTAATGATCAGGGTCACAACAACGAGTCATCAAACCCAGCGTCAAAGCTATGCTGATACAGAAAC
This genomic interval from Macrobrachium rosenbergii isolate ZJJX-2024 chromosome 56, ASM4041242v1, whole genome shotgun sequence contains the following:
- the Nox gene encoding NADPH oxidase 5 isoform X5; its protein translation is MSTDVEANRITDCPKCGPRVQGMKSTGFCACCRMITNCCKRHARRKFLSRTMSQISQGCPRTGFTRENLEWLEQLFRQALGHKQELSFDDFKKIVHSRNSFFAERVFQIFDRDNSGTVSLSEFLDAMHQFAGKSPNDKIKFLFRVYDLDGDGLIQQSELQKVMKACMEENGMKFSDEQIEDLTLALFEDADTQKQGAITYESLKAQLEKHNGLLENLSISIDRWLVPPNLGSNKESAKNRMSRLKPYQMSLPYMKNNYVYLSFLLGYIAVNLGLFISRAVQFQKENGFYIVARACGQCLNFNCMFVLVLILRQCITYLRSMGASAILPLDQHLYLHKMCGWVIFIFSFVHTLMHCINFPLNIAPNLVVNNQTYTAAEWLFTMKPGLFGLIGGIANPTGVALMVILTLMVICSQPFVRKSGYFEVFYWTHLLYIAFFILTIFHGPNFWKWFVAPGIIFLIERIHRSIRMRTGRGRTYISSGVLLPSKVIHLVIKRPMNFHFHPGDYVFVNIPAIAKYEWHPFTISSAPEQDDELWLHIRAVGEWTNRLYSYFEKAQEKCELQRCQLQVNGQAHCTSIIMHDGSAVKLRVDDVRDLQKKGSSPHMAGTPRVMVTAEPPSGNVNNPVAVRRNGITNHAFEPDSNGNTVDKEEEEEGSVTPIQEIDLSNPMPLVPIEKSSSPNTPNDSSARKKMEKSKSVPDLEKRLRNQDRNAILRPQTRAATERRFCDRALKKAQSEVLAGNYEFNESLAKSFRYIRRKPRVITLDIPSDEEECSSGSEEDTDSEEMMGKITDETQTCVTIAVPNNVSDTSALAAEEGRVRKKSQDAKQRRISRQEERQMRRKSRREEIIAEGGCAIGKPLVIFVDGPFGAPSSHIFHAQHAVLIATGIGVTPFASILQSIMHKYWKARHTCPKCTHSWTSDLPKSVMNLKKVDFFWINRDQRSFEWFVNLLSQLEIEQAEQGGVLERFLDMHMYITSALQKTDMKAVGLQLALDLLHEKEKRDLITGLKTRTNAGRPNWDKVFKQLQNQQKGKITVFYCGPPALGRTLRYKCDEYGFDFRKEIF